The genomic DNA ATCTGTGCGCCCATCGCGCCCTATGCCACCACCCGCCGGGCCGTGCGTGAGGATGTGGAAGCCTATGGTGCCTTCGTCGAAATCCACGTGGCGACCAGCATCGAAGAGTGCGAGCGGCGCGACCGCAAAGGCCTCTACAAGCTGGCACGCGAGGGCAAGATCAAGGAGTTCACCGGCATCTCCGATCCCTACGATGTGCCCGAAAACCCCGAGTTGCGGGTCGAGACAGAGGGCACCGATGTGGACAACTGCGCCCATCAGGTGCTGCTGAAGCTCGAACAGATGGGCCTCGTCGCCGCAGTCTGATCGACAGTAAACCCGATGAAGCCCCCGGCCTATGGCACGGGGGCTTTGTCATGCCGTTCGATGGTGCGTTTGCCCTGCGGCGCAGTTCGATAGGGGGGGCCGATAAACCCACAGCCAACCTCAAATGCGCAGAGCTGATGCGCGATCAATATGGGATTTGGGCGCCCTGACGGCTCAGTGCACCGGCACGGGGGCCATGTCGTGCTGGCGGGCCAGAACAAAGGCCAATTCGCGGCCCTGAACCAGCGCCAAACGCTCGCCCTCATCGTTATGCACGGCGTAGATGTCGCCCGCAGCCTGCGCCTGGTCGC from Oceanicola sp. D3 includes the following:
- a CDS encoding DUF1150 family protein, with the translated sequence MDTKFAEQIMEDGERPIVYVRKVEVKDLPDEVRDQAQAAGDIYAVHNDEGERLALVQGRELAFVLARQHDMAPVPVH